Proteins from one Halopseudomonas pelagia genomic window:
- the dsbD gene encoding protein-disulfide reductase DsbD — MRWRYVLVLPCLLVWSSLAFALVSLSSGDGSDSEFLPVEEAFELVVGESTDGKTQLTWHIAPGYYLYQQRLTFSGLDQEFHPALPAGLPHSDEFFGESEIYRDSLQLTVPPGYSGQFTVAWQGCADAGLCYPPQSLDIGTADEAAADAPEAQNSLAQAEDQRMASQLHEWSLPLALALFFGLGLLLAFTPCSLPMLPILAGLVVGSGATPRRGLMLASVYVISMAMVYAALGMLAAMLGGNLQAMLQQPWLLGAFAGLFVLLALPMFGIFELQLPAFVRDKLDQAGRKQTGGHLGGAAMLGLFSGLLVGPCMTAPLAGALLYISQTGDILQGGLALFALGIGMGIPLLLVVTLGTRFLPRPGPWMNQIKVVFGFVFLASALLIVRPALDESLWLGLFAVLLLGATATIMQTARHSTHSAILHTLAALAGVWSLTLLLGAAGGATNPWQPLTVYTASAIGAPAESHMDAFTTLDTTAELDQQLADASAAGKWVLVDYYADWCVSCKVMEQQIFGRTDVMASLEGVRLLRPDVTSNSLESRQLLSRYEIHGPPTLLWIGPDGRERRANRITGEVNAEEFLQKWQTTKEDG; from the coding sequence ATGAGATGGCGCTATGTTCTGGTTTTACCCTGTCTATTGGTGTGGTCGAGCCTCGCATTCGCTCTCGTAAGTCTGAGCAGCGGGGACGGTAGTGACAGCGAGTTTCTGCCAGTGGAAGAAGCCTTTGAGCTGGTGGTCGGCGAGAGTACCGATGGTAAAACCCAACTGACCTGGCACATTGCCCCCGGCTACTACCTGTATCAGCAACGCCTGACGTTCTCCGGCCTGGATCAGGAGTTTCACCCGGCCCTGCCTGCTGGCCTTCCTCACAGCGACGAGTTCTTTGGCGAATCCGAGATTTACCGTGACTCGCTACAACTGACAGTTCCACCAGGGTATTCCGGCCAGTTCACAGTTGCCTGGCAAGGCTGCGCCGATGCCGGTCTGTGCTATCCGCCGCAAAGCCTTGATATCGGTACAGCAGACGAGGCAGCGGCTGATGCGCCAGAGGCACAGAACTCACTAGCCCAAGCGGAAGACCAGCGCATGGCCAGCCAGCTCCATGAGTGGTCGTTACCATTGGCACTGGCGCTGTTCTTTGGCCTCGGGCTGCTGCTGGCTTTTACCCCGTGCTCGCTACCCATGTTGCCGATTCTGGCTGGGCTGGTGGTCGGCAGCGGCGCGACTCCACGCCGCGGACTGATGCTCGCTTCGGTGTATGTCATCAGCATGGCCATGGTCTACGCCGCACTGGGCATGCTTGCCGCAATGCTCGGCGGCAATCTTCAGGCAATGCTGCAGCAGCCTTGGTTACTCGGTGCTTTCGCGGGGCTTTTCGTTCTACTTGCCCTGCCCATGTTCGGGATCTTCGAGCTGCAACTCCCCGCCTTTGTTAGGGACAAACTCGATCAAGCCGGACGCAAGCAAACCGGCGGTCATCTGGGTGGTGCCGCCATGCTCGGGTTATTCTCCGGCCTGCTGGTTGGACCGTGCATGACCGCGCCGCTGGCCGGTGCGCTGCTGTATATAAGCCAGACGGGAGACATCCTGCAAGGCGGCCTGGCGCTCTTTGCGCTGGGCATCGGCATGGGCATTCCGCTGTTGCTGGTGGTCACTCTGGGGACGCGGTTTTTACCGCGCCCTGGCCCCTGGATGAATCAGATCAAAGTAGTTTTCGGCTTTGTATTTCTGGCATCGGCGCTCTTGATCGTCCGCCCGGCACTGGACGAATCCTTATGGCTAGGCCTGTTCGCCGTGTTACTACTCGGCGCCACCGCCACGATTATGCAGACCGCACGCCACAGCACCCACAGTGCAATACTGCATACTCTTGCCGCACTCGCCGGCGTATGGAGTCTGACGCTGCTGCTGGGCGCCGCCGGTGGCGCTACCAATCCTTGGCAGCCTCTGACGGTCTATACAGCCTCAGCCATCGGCGCGCCTGCCGAAAGCCACATGGATGCCTTTACTACGCTGGACACGACAGCAGAGCTAGACCAGCAACTGGCTGATGCCAGCGCTGCGGGCAAGTGGGTACTGGTGGACTATTACGCCGACTGGTGCGTGTCCTGCAAGGTCATGGAGCAGCAGATCTTTGGCCGAACTGACGTAATGGCCAGCCTGGAAGGTGTCCGGCTGTTGCGCCCGGATGTGACCAGCAATAGCTTAGAAAGCCGCCAACTCCTCTCAAGATACGAGATACATGGCCCACCCACACTGTTGTGGATCGGCCCCGATGGCCGAGAGCGCCGGGCGAACCGTATCACCGGCGAAGTGAACGCTGAAGAATTCCTGCAAAAATGGCAAACCACTAAAGAGGACGGGTAA
- a CDS encoding response regulator, which translates to MHILLVEDDPLIASGIAAGLAAQGMTVDSVGTAAHAEAMLGTITFDVMILDLGLPDEDGLLLLRRLRAREVPIPVLILTARDAISDRVAGLQSGADDYLVKPFDLRELSARLHAMVRRSSGRSTNLIKHGTLVYDPDAALVWLNDAPVDLSRRERALLNTLLLHKGRVLSAGQLKDSVYGMSDELESNALNVHIHHLRRKLGNHIVETVRGAGYRLGPAASATSPARGSGE; encoded by the coding sequence ATGCATATTCTCCTTGTCGAAGACGACCCCCTGATTGCCAGTGGTATAGCCGCTGGGTTGGCAGCTCAGGGCATGACTGTTGATTCGGTGGGCACTGCTGCTCATGCTGAAGCCATGCTCGGCACCATCACCTTTGATGTGATGATTCTTGATCTGGGCTTGCCGGACGAGGATGGATTATTGCTGCTGCGCCGGTTGCGCGCTCGAGAAGTACCTATACCAGTGCTGATATTGACCGCCCGTGATGCGATCAGTGATCGCGTTGCCGGGTTGCAATCGGGCGCTGATGACTATCTGGTAAAACCCTTTGATCTGCGCGAATTGAGCGCCCGCCTGCATGCCATGGTGCGACGCTCCAGTGGCCGCAGCACCAATCTGATCAAGCACGGAACGCTGGTTTATGATCCCGATGCTGCACTGGTATGGCTGAACGATGCTCCGGTGGATCTTTCACGTCGTGAGCGAGCCTTACTCAACACTTTGCTACTTCATAAGGGCCGTGTGCTGAGCGCAGGGCAATTGAAGGACAGCGTCTACGGCATGAGTGATGAGCTGGAAAGTAACGCGCTCAACGTCCATATCCATCATTTACGCCGCAAGCTGGGCAACCACATCGTCGAGACTGTGCGCGGGGCAGGTTATCGCCTAGGTCCGGCGGCCTCTGCTACGTCCCCTGCAAGAGGTTCGGGAGAATGA
- a CDS encoding sensor histidine kinase: MSLRLRLTLTLGSTFIILWSLAAAWMLYDLRAEMMRSLDQRLAASAQMVAGLLVQIPQSSQPETAERITAQRLGMPDGLTCQVSSLRGEVIARSNPELAEPLDAQQIGFRDQQVDGVSWRSYTFEQHGMRITTADRLDERHTLQSSVLLAAALPVGVALLGTLLLLWLGVRKGLEPLRHMADALLQRGPDSLEPLQLSPLPSELQPLQDSQNQLFERIAHAIERERRFTGDAAHELRSPLTAIKVHLQVAGMTTGAESAHALVQAEKGADRLQSTLEQLLLLARVEGQQSFEEGAQATALEVARLAIQDVPGTKERVELCATAELSHRALNIPPALATMALRNLLDNALRHTLEGTKVELEVKCQGDWASFKVRDHGPGLAEESMMMLTRRFWRQGTESGSGLGLAIVDAIVQRSGGQLRFSNSSDGMLVTLELPLRR; this comes from the coding sequence ATGAGTTTACGCTTGCGCCTGACCCTGACGTTGGGATCCACGTTCATCATTTTATGGTCATTGGCGGCAGCTTGGATGCTCTATGACCTGCGGGCCGAGATGATGCGTTCGCTGGATCAGCGTCTCGCCGCGTCGGCGCAGATGGTTGCGGGTCTGCTGGTACAAATACCGCAGTCATCGCAGCCAGAGACCGCGGAGCGCATAACCGCTCAACGGCTGGGTATGCCAGACGGGCTCACATGCCAGGTCAGTTCTTTACGTGGCGAAGTGATCGCGCGCAGCAACCCGGAGCTCGCGGAGCCGCTCGACGCACAGCAGATCGGCTTTCGCGACCAGCAAGTGGATGGTGTGAGTTGGCGCAGTTATACATTCGAGCAGCACGGCATGCGCATCACCACTGCGGATCGGCTGGACGAGCGCCATACTCTGCAATCTTCAGTACTGTTGGCGGCGGCTCTGCCGGTGGGCGTGGCGTTGCTAGGCACACTGCTGTTGCTCTGGTTGGGCGTGCGCAAAGGCCTGGAGCCGCTGCGGCACATGGCTGATGCTCTGCTTCAACGTGGCCCGGATTCGCTTGAACCATTGCAGCTTTCGCCGCTGCCGAGTGAACTGCAGCCCCTCCAGGACAGCCAGAATCAGTTATTTGAACGGATCGCCCATGCCATCGAGCGAGAACGGCGCTTTACCGGCGACGCAGCCCATGAATTGCGCAGCCCTCTAACCGCCATCAAAGTGCATTTGCAGGTGGCGGGAATGACTACGGGTGCGGAGTCTGCTCATGCACTAGTGCAGGCCGAGAAGGGCGCCGATCGTTTGCAGAGCACGCTTGAACAATTGCTGCTACTGGCGCGGGTTGAGGGGCAGCAATCTTTTGAGGAGGGTGCTCAAGCCACCGCGTTAGAGGTAGCCCGATTGGCGATTCAGGATGTGCCTGGCACCAAAGAGCGTGTGGAACTGTGTGCTACCGCGGAATTGTCGCATCGAGCTCTGAATATCCCACCCGCGCTTGCGACTATGGCATTACGTAACCTGCTGGATAACGCATTGCGGCATACCCTTGAAGGCACAAAGGTGGAACTGGAGGTCAAATGCCAAGGCGACTGGGCGAGTTTCAAGGTACGTGACCATGGCCCTGGATTAGCCGAGGAGAGCATGATGATGTTAACGCGGCGATTCTGGCGCCAGGGTACGGAAAGCGGCAGCGGGCTAGGCCTGGCGATTGTTGATGCGATCGTTCAGCGCTCGGGCGGTCAGTTGCGCTTCAGCAATAGTAGTGATGGCATGCTGGTGACGCTAGAGCT